The nucleotide sequence ACCTAAAGTATTGACTAAATCTGTGGATGAGAAAGCAATGGCAGCTTGGATATCGGCGGCATATTCAGTCAGCATCACGAAATTAACATCGGGATGTACTGAACGCTCAAAGCCATCGAAATCAGCATTAATAAATGAGCGGCTAATTTGACGAGCGCGGTCGGCGCGGAAATTCATAAAGATCAGCGCGTCATTATCTTGTAATTTCGCGGCTTGGCCTTGGCTATTAACCATGGCTGAGGCTGCTACAAACTCATCATTCTCATCACGAGCATAGGCCGCATCAAGCGCGTCTAAGCTATTGGCGTAATGGTATTGCGCGCAGCCTGCGGCGATTAACTCATAGGCTTTAGACACTCTATCCCAGCGATTGTCTCTATCCATAGCAAAGTAACGGCCAATAACAGAGGCTACTTTGCCTGTGCCTAAGGTGCTAAATAGGGTTTCAAAGTGAGCTAAACTCGCTTTGGCGCTGCGCGGCGGGGTATCGCGACCATCTAAAAAGGCATGTAAATATACTTGAGTGGCGCCGCGACTGACGGCCATTCTACACATGGCATCAATATGATCTTGATGGCTATGTACGCCGCCTGGCGATAATAATCCCATGATGTGTACTGCGCCGTTAGCCGCAATGGCGGCATCAATGGCTTGGCAAAGTACTGGGTTTTGTTCAAATTCGTTATCTTCTATCGCTTTAGTGATCCGCGTTAATTCTTGATAAACCACGCGGCCAGAGCCGATATTGATATGACCTACCTCTGAGTTACCCATTTGGCCATCGGGTAAACCGACATCCAAACCTGAACCAGAAATAAGGCTATTAGGGTACTGTTGGTAGAGTTTATCCAGTACCGGAGTATGCGCATGATGCACAGCATTCATGTGCTCGCTGTCGCGATGACCCCAGCCATCAAGAATGATCAGCGCCAGAGGGCGTTTTACTGCAGACATAAAGATTCCCTTAGAATTATGAAAATAGAAATCGAAACTGTATGAATCTTACTACTTAAGCGGGCTGTGACAAAGGGAAGTTGTTCGATTAGTGTTATCGGTGCTTTCATTGAGGTTAATGGTTATTTGGCTCAGTGTTTGCCGTCATTTAGTTACTATTGGCTGCGCCTGTGTTGCAACTGGGTTCTGTGACGGGAAATGTTGTCCTAAACTCGCCAGCGAGGGGCGCTTGGGTATATACTCTGCGACCAGATAATTCCAATTAGCTGATACAACAGGCAGAGACAGATGCAAGAGTACATCGAATTTTTGAAAGCAAACCCAATGTTAAGTGTGGCATGGGTGGGTTTATTTATTGCTGTTTTGGTAACTATGGTGAAATCTAGCCTGTCTAAGGTCAAGAACGTCAACAATCACGAATTAACTATGATGATTAATCGTGAAGACGCCAAAGTCATCGATGTTCGTGGTAAAGAAGATTTCAAGAAAGGCCATATTGCTGGAGCTATGAACGTTCCTATGGCTGACATTAAAAATAACCAAGCAACCAGTCTTGAAAATCTTAAAACAAGCCCCATTGTAATAGTGTGTAGCGCAGGCATGACATCATCACAGGCTGCTCAGTTGCTGTCAAAGCAAGGCTTCGAGCAAGTATTTAACCTGAAAGGTGGCATGGGTGAATGGCAAGCCGCTAACTTACCTGTCCAAAAGAGCAAACGCTAATCATTATCTCCGTTCGGCTTCATCCTAATCGGGGGAGCCGAGAGTGAAAAACCTGGGATGGTTCTGAGTTTCCACCATTGGAATTCAGTTATTATCATTAAACCCAAGGTATGTAATATACCGGAAACACATTGATAGGATAAATCGAGTCATGGCTGAAGCAATCAATAACGAACAACAAGCCCCACAATTTCAAATTCAACGCATCTTTACTAAAGACGTATCGTTTGAAACTCCTAATAGCCCAAATGTCTTCCAAAAAGAATGGCAACCAGAAGTTAAACTCGATTTAGATACTCGCAGCAACAAGTTAGCTGATGATGTGTTTGAAGTTATTTTATCTCTGACGGTAACCGCCACTAACGGTGATGAAACCGCTTTCCTGTGTGAAGTGCAGCAAGCCGGTATTTTCTCAGTGTCTGGTTTAACTGAGCCACAATTAGCGCATTCACTGGGCGCCTATTGCCCTAACATCCTTTTCCCATATGCTCGTGAATTAGTTGGCAGCTTGGTTGCTCGTGGTACTTTCCCACAGCTGAACTTAGCGCCAGTTAACTTTGATGCCCTGTTTGCTCAATATGTACAGCAACGTCAGGCACAAGCTGCACCAGCAACTACTGAAGAAGCTAACGCTTAATTATTTATGAAAGACACTGCCGATATTACGGTGTTGGGGGCGGGTTCATACGGCACCGCCCTTGCCATTTCTTTAGCCAGCAATGGCCATAAGACCTTACTCTGGGGTCATGAGCCTGAACATATTGCTGAACTGCAACGTGATCGGGAGAATCGTGAATTCTTGCCAGGTATCGCTTTACCTAAGTTATTGCAGCCAGAAGCTTCACTTGCTAAGGCGCTGAGTGCTAGTCGCAATGTATTAGTGGTCGTTCCTAGCCATGTGTTTGGCTTGGTATTGGCGCAAGCTAAGCCATTATTGCGACAAGATAGCCGGATTGTATGGGCGACCAAGGGCTTAGAGCCTGAAACCGGTCGGTTATTGCAAGATGTGGCCCACGATGTGTTAGGTGATATCTATCCGTTAGCGGTATTGTCAGGCCCAACCTTTGCTAAAGAATTAGCCGCCGGTTTACCGACAGCTATTTCGGTTGCTGGCACTGATACTCACTTTACTCAAGACTTGATTGAATTACTGCATAGCCCTAAGCGTTTACGCGTGTATGGCAATGATGATTTTATTGGTCTGCAGTTAGGTGGCGCGGTTAAGAATGTTATCGCCATTGGCGCTGGCATGTCCGATGGTATTGGTTTTGGTGCCAATGCTCGCACAGCATTAATCACTCGCGGTTTAGTTGAACTGACTCGCTTGGGTGAGGCGTTAGGCGCGCAGGCTGATACCTTTATGGGTATGGCTGGCTTAGGCGATCTGGTATTAACTTGTACCGATAACCAATCGCGTAATCGTCGTTTTGGCTTAGCCTTAGGCAAAGGTCAAGATGTTGATTCGGCTCAAAAAGAGATTGGCCAAGTGGTCGAAGGTTACCGCAATACCAAAGAAGTGCACACCTTAGCGTTGCGCTTAGGGGTGGAAATGCCAATTACTGAGCAAATCTACCAAGTATTGTATGAAGGTAAATCACCTTTTGATGCTGCCGCAGGGTTATTAGCGCGTGAGCGTAAGTCTGAAACCTCAAGTCGCAAAGTTTGAGCGATAGACGCCCCATTAAAGGATGCTAAAATGGCATCCTTTTTTATTGCCGTTATCGCCTAAATCCCGTCATTCACCTGTGCTTGGCCGTTTAGGTCAAATAGTATTTATCCTAAGTACCTTCCCAGCCATGCTGCGGTACCCGTACCAAAATGAGACTTGTTATGTCACAAACCCAATTCGATGTCATCATCATAGGCGCCGGCGCCGCTGGCTTGATGTGTGCACTTACGGCTGGCTATAGAGGCCGCAAGGTGTTGTTAGTCGACAACGCTAAGCAGCTCGGACGAAAAATCCTCATTAGTGGTGGCGGGCGCTGTAATTTCACTAACTATCATACCGATGCTAATGCCTACTTATGTGCTAACCCGCACTTTGTTAAATCCGCCTTGGCGCGTTTTAGTCAGTTTGATTTTATCGCTATGGTTGAGCGTCATGGCATTAATTTCCATGAAAAAACCTTAGGTCAGCTGTTTTGTGATGAGTCAGCGAAAGACATAGTCACTATGCTAACGACTGAGTGTGAATGGGCTGGGGTAACAACGCAGCTGCGCACTGATATCAATGCCATTACCACGAATGCCGATGGAGAGTATTGCTTAGCAACCTCAGCGGGTGCCTTTAGTTGTCAGTCGTTAGTTATAGCGACAGGCGGCTTATCTATGCCAAAACTTGGTGCCACCCCTTATGGCTATAAAGTTGCGGAGCAATTTGGTTTGCAAGTATTGCCGACCACAGCGGCCTTAGTGCCTTTTACTTTGCAGCCAGATGATAAAGCTAAATATGAAGAGCTGTCAGGCATTGCCTTACCCGTAGTGATTACAGCCGAGTGCGGTCAAAGTTTTAAAGAAGCCATGCTATTTACCCATAGAGGCTTGAGTGGACCTGCGGTATTACAAATCTCATCTTACTGGCAACCAGGGCAAGCCGTTGCCGTCAACTTGCTGCCAGAACACGACTTTGTACAGTGGCTAAATACAATCACCCAAGAATCACCAAAATTGTCTTTCAAGAATGCACTAAGTCGCTTATTACCTAAGCGTTTGGTGGAGAGATTAGTGGAGCTGGGGGAGTTACCAGACAAGCCAGTTAACCAATTAGGCAAAAGCGAAATTCAGCAGTTAGGTGAGTATCTGCATCAATGGCGCATTGCGCCCAATGGCACAGAAGGCTATCGCACCGCCGAAGTCACTTTAGGCGGCGTAGATACCGACGAGCTATCTTCCAAAACCATGGAAGCTAAGCGTCAGGCCGGATTATTCTTTATTGGTGAAGTGGTTGATGTCAGCGGTTGGCTTGGGGGTTATAACTTCCAATGGGCGTGGTCAAGTGGCTATGCCGCCGGCGAAGCTGTATAGCTAATTGCTTGAGCTAAAGGCTTATCGGTGTGATGGTTTAGCGCCTATAGCGTTAGCACTCAGTATTGGCGAGCATTTCATTAAGGGACATTATGTTATCCAAGAGTATTGCCCAGAAAATTGTTGAGCGCGTAATGAGTGCGCTCAACTATTCAATCAATGTGTTTGATGCCAATGGCATTATCATAGGGTCGGGGGATGCTTCGCGGATTAATGATATTCATGAAGGCGCCCAACTGGCGTTTAATGATTGCCGCATGGTAGAAATTAATGACAACATCGCCAATCAGCTTAAAGGCGTAAAACCCGGCATCAATGTGCCGATTTTCTATGGCAATAATCCTGTGGGGATTGTTGGGATTTCCGGCAATCCCAATGACATTCGCGAGCAAGTGCCTCTGGTAAAATCCATTGCTGAGCTCATCATTGAGCAAGCCGAAGCTATGTCGCATGTGCAGTGGGACCGGCGCCATAGAGAAGAATTGGTGTTTCAATTGATCAATGGCGACGGTTTTTATGAAGAGCAATTAACCGACATAGCTGAAAGATTAAAACTGGATCTCAGACAACCCAGAATTGCCACCATCATTAAATTGTTCCCTAAAAATGGCCATCAGATCACGTCCGATCACCTTATTCGTTTGGTGTACCTGTTAGAGAATCCAGAGCGCGACAATATTGTTGCCATTAAATCTGTGACTCGAAGAGAAGTAGTAGTGCTAAAACCCGTCAAACTCCTTAATGACTCTTGGTCAAAAGAGCATGAATTGACAAGAATTAAAGCGCTATTTTCCCGGATTGAAGATGATAAAAAATATGCCGCAAAAATCTACCTCGGTGATTATTATCCAAATATCAATGGATTAAGCCTCTCCTATTTGTCGGCAAAAGCCACCATGGAGGTTAATGAGAACTCCACAAGCAATAATGGCAATGAATTTCATTTTTATAATGAAGCCATGATCCCCATCAGTTTGCATTACCTTAAAAATATTAAGTGGCATTCCGATCGCATTCTCAAACCTTATGAGTTACTTAAGGTGCAGGATAAGAAAGGCTTGTTAATTGATACCCTCAAGACTTACTACAAGCAAAACTGCAATATTAATGCGACCTGTGATGCCATGGCATTGCACCGCAATACCATTCGTTACCGACTCGAGCGGATATGCGAAATCACCAATCTTAATATTTTTGACTTTGATGCCAGTGTGCATCTGTATATGTCACTGCAAGCCCATGAAGGGGCTAATTTTTAATTTGTACATGTGCACAAAAAATCGCGATTTTTATTGGTTTGCTTTCCACCATGTACACAAAGACTTAAAAATTTAATATTGTTAAATTACTCCCCGACATTATTCAGTCGGAGAATATATTGTGGTGGAAGTTTCCATGCTCGGCGCGCTGGTGGCGTTGCTTGTAGCTATTTTTCTTATTTTAAAAAAGGTGCCGCCTGCATACGGTATGATGCTGGGCGCATTGGTTGGCGGTATCGTCGGTGGCGTGTCATTAACTGAGACTGTGTCACTTATGATAGGTGGCGCGCAGGGCATAGTTACTGCTGTGCTTCGTATTCTGGCCGCAGGTGTATTAGCTGGCGTGCTGATTGAATCTGGCGCCGCGACTGCGATTGCCGAATCCATCATTAAAAAAATCGGTGAAACCCGCGCCTTGTTCGCGCTGGCACTGGCAACCATGATCCTCACCGCTGTCGGCGTGTTTGTTGACGTCGCCGTTATTACTGTGGCACCTATTGCTCTGGCTATTGCTCATCGCACTGATATTTCCAAAATGGCGATTTTGTTGGCCATGGTGGGTGGCGGTAAAGCCGGTAATGTCATGTCCCCTAATCCTAATTCTATCGCCGCTGCTGATGCCTTTAACGTGCCACTGACCAGTGTTATGGCTGCAGGTATTATCCCTGGGCTGTGCGGTATGTTATTTGCTTACTTCATTGCCAAAAAACTGGTTAATAAAGGCAGCAAAGTAGAAGCCCATGAACTGGTTAGCGTTGATACTCATCTGTTACCAAGCTTTGGCGCTGCCATTGTTGCTCC is from Shewanella sp. SNU WT4 and encodes:
- a CDS encoding sugar diacid recognition domain-containing protein translates to MLSKSIAQKIVERVMSALNYSINVFDANGIIIGSGDASRINDIHEGAQLAFNDCRMVEINDNIANQLKGVKPGINVPIFYGNNPVGIVGISGNPNDIREQVPLVKSIAELIIEQAEAMSHVQWDRRHREELVFQLINGDGFYEEQLTDIAERLKLDLRQPRIATIIKLFPKNGHQITSDHLIRLVYLLENPERDNIVAIKSVTRREVVVLKPVKLLNDSWSKEHELTRIKALFSRIEDDKKYAAKIYLGDYYPNINGLSLSYLSAKATMEVNENSTSNNGNEFHFYNEAMIPISLHYLKNIKWHSDRILKPYELLKVQDKKGLLIDTLKTYYKQNCNINATCDAMALHRNTIRYRLERICEITNLNIFDFDASVHLYMSLQAHEGANF
- the gpsA gene encoding NAD(P)H-dependent glycerol-3-phosphate dehydrogenase produces the protein MKDTADITVLGAGSYGTALAISLASNGHKTLLWGHEPEHIAELQRDRENREFLPGIALPKLLQPEASLAKALSASRNVLVVVPSHVFGLVLAQAKPLLRQDSRIVWATKGLEPETGRLLQDVAHDVLGDIYPLAVLSGPTFAKELAAGLPTAISVAGTDTHFTQDLIELLHSPKRLRVYGNDDFIGLQLGGAVKNVIAIGAGMSDGIGFGANARTALITRGLVELTRLGEALGAQADTFMGMAGLGDLVLTCTDNQSRNRRFGLALGKGQDVDSAQKEIGQVVEGYRNTKEVHTLALRLGVEMPITEQIYQVLYEGKSPFDAAAGLLARERKSETSSRKV
- a CDS encoding GntP family permease, which gives rise to MVEVSMLGALVALLVAIFLILKKVPPAYGMMLGALVGGIVGGVSLTETVSLMIGGAQGIVTAVLRILAAGVLAGVLIESGAATAIAESIIKKIGETRALFALALATMILTAVGVFVDVAVITVAPIALAIAHRTDISKMAILLAMVGGGKAGNVMSPNPNSIAAADAFNVPLTSVMAAGIIPGLCGMLFAYFIAKKLVNKGSKVEAHELVSVDTHLLPSFGAAIVAPLVAITLLSLRPIAGIAIDPLLALPLGGLAGAIAMKRYKEINRFAISGLSRMAPVAVMLLGTGTLAGIIANSGLKSGLIDGLTASGLPSYLLAPISGAMMSLATASTTAGTAVASSVFSQTILELGVPALAGAAMIHAGATVFDHMPHGSFFHATGGSVNMQMSERLKLIPYETAVGLMIAFVSTMMFGVFGFTF
- a CDS encoding NAD(P)/FAD-dependent oxidoreductase, which produces MSQTQFDVIIIGAGAAGLMCALTAGYRGRKVLLVDNAKQLGRKILISGGGRCNFTNYHTDANAYLCANPHFVKSALARFSQFDFIAMVERHGINFHEKTLGQLFCDESAKDIVTMLTTECEWAGVTTQLRTDINAITTNADGEYCLATSAGAFSCQSLVIATGGLSMPKLGATPYGYKVAEQFGLQVLPTTAALVPFTLQPDDKAKYEELSGIALPVVITAECGQSFKEAMLFTHRGLSGPAVLQISSYWQPGQAVAVNLLPEHDFVQWLNTITQESPKLSFKNALSRLLPKRLVERLVELGELPDKPVNQLGKSEIQQLGEYLHQWRIAPNGTEGYRTAEVTLGGVDTDELSSKTMEAKRQAGLFFIGEVVDVSGWLGGYNFQWAWSSGYAAGEAV
- the secB gene encoding protein-export chaperone SecB; its protein translation is MAEAINNEQQAPQFQIQRIFTKDVSFETPNSPNVFQKEWQPEVKLDLDTRSNKLADDVFEVILSLTVTATNGDETAFLCEVQQAGIFSVSGLTEPQLAHSLGAYCPNILFPYARELVGSLVARGTFPQLNLAPVNFDALFAQYVQQRQAQAAPATTEEANA
- a CDS encoding rhodanese-like domain-containing protein; translation: MQEYIEFLKANPMLSVAWVGLFIAVLVTMVKSSLSKVKNVNNHELTMMINREDAKVIDVRGKEDFKKGHIAGAMNVPMADIKNNQATSLENLKTSPIVIVCSAGMTSSQAAQLLSKQGFEQVFNLKGGMGEWQAANLPVQKSKR
- the gpmM gene encoding 2,3-bisphosphoglycerate-independent phosphoglycerate mutase; translated protein: MSAVKRPLALIILDGWGHRDSEHMNAVHHAHTPVLDKLYQQYPNSLISGSGLDVGLPDGQMGNSEVGHINIGSGRVVYQELTRITKAIEDNEFEQNPVLCQAIDAAIAANGAVHIMGLLSPGGVHSHQDHIDAMCRMAVSRGATQVYLHAFLDGRDTPPRSAKASLAHFETLFSTLGTGKVASVIGRYFAMDRDNRWDRVSKAYELIAAGCAQYHYANSLDALDAAYARDENDEFVAASAMVNSQGQAAKLQDNDALIFMNFRADRARQISRSFINADFDGFERSVHPDVNFVMLTEYAADIQAAIAFSSTDLVNTLGETLQNQGLTQLRISETEKYAHVTFFFNGGKEENFVGEDRILINSPNVATYDLKPEMSSAELTDKLVEAIESTKYDVIICNYPNGDMVGHTGVFEAAVSACEAVDACIGRVVDALQKVGGECIITADHGNAEQMVDETTGQAHTAHTSELVPFIYVGRDANIDAGGRLSDIAPTMLQLLGQAIPAEMTGKPLIHLTE